A window of Actinomycetota bacterium contains these coding sequences:
- a CDS encoding TetR/AcrR family transcriptional regulator has translation MAYRRTELMEARLAETRERIVRAALGLIARGGYRAASIAAVADEAGVATGSVYRHFSSKAELFAEVFRRASGRELAVVRAVVARPDARPTDRLVAALETFAGRALSGRRLAYALIAEPADPAVDEERLRFRRAYRDVFARLLREGIATGELPEQDVQVAASALVGAMGEALVGPLSPSTRSRNPGRLVEAIVRFCTRAISQEVSYANA, from the coding sequence ATGGCTTATCGCCGGACGGAGCTGATGGAGGCGCGGCTCGCGGAGACGCGCGAGCGCATCGTGCGGGCAGCGCTCGGCCTGATCGCGCGCGGCGGTTACCGCGCCGCGTCCATCGCGGCCGTGGCCGATGAGGCCGGCGTCGCGACGGGAAGCGTCTACCGCCACTTCTCGTCCAAAGCCGAGCTCTTCGCGGAGGTGTTTCGTCGCGCGTCCGGGCGCGAGCTGGCGGTGGTGCGCGCGGTCGTCGCGCGCCCGGACGCGCGACCCACAGACCGCCTGGTAGCCGCGCTCGAGACGTTCGCCGGGCGGGCCCTCAGCGGCCGGCGGCTCGCGTACGCCTTGATCGCGGAGCCCGCCGACCCCGCGGTCGACGAGGAGCGGCTCCGGTTCCGCCGCGCGTACCGCGACGTCTTCGCGCGCCTGTTGCGCGAAGGGATCGCGACCGGCGAGCTCCCCGAGCAAGACGTGCAGGTCGCCGCATCGGCTTTGGTCGGCGCGATGGGCGAGGCGCTCGTCGGGCCGCTCTCGCCGTCCACGCGATCCCGGAACCCCGGGCGGCTCGTCGAAGCGATCGTTCGGTTCTGCACGCGTGCCATCTCTCAGGAGGTCTCGTATGCGAACGCATGA